In the genome of Xenopus laevis strain J_2021 chromosome 1S, Xenopus_laevis_v10.1, whole genome shotgun sequence, one region contains:
- the enc1.2.S gene encoding ectodermal-neural cortex (with BTB-like domain), gene 2 S homeolog, whose protein sequence is MSVSNHENRKSRSSTGSMNIHLFHKPGHADSLLTQLNLLRKRNLFTDIVLLAGNRSFPCHKAVLASSSRYFEAMFSVGLKESQDREVNFQDALHPEVLELLLDYAYSARIILNEENAESLLEAGDMLQFHDIRDAAAEFLEKNLHPANCLNMMLISDAHCCERLLELSWRMCLSNFVELSNTEDFFRLPKLKLMELVLSEELEVEDESLVYEAVMGWIKFDLSIRLDDLPDLLRYVRLALLPDQYLRCLATDELVVRNKLAKEIVEEAARCRTKILQNDGVVTGFCARPRKVNQALLLLGGQTFMCDKIYVMDQKTTEIIPKTDIPSPRKECSACAIGCKVYVTGGKGAENGASKDVWVYDTLHDEWSKAGAMIVARFGHGSAELDNCLYVVGGHTAMAGSFPASPSVSLKQVEHYDPQTDKWSLVAPLREGVSNAAVVGAKLKLFVFGGTSVNREKLPKVQCFDPLQNRWTVAATCPQPWRYTGAALLGNDVIVVGGDTEFSASSAYRFNSETYQWCRFGDVSSKRISCRAVASGNRLYVVGGYCGAQRCKTLDCYDPSTDTWSSVTTVPYSLIPTAFVSTWKYLTA, encoded by the coding sequence ATGTCTGTCAGCAACCACGAGAACCGCAAGTCCCGTTCCAGCACGGGCTCTATGAACATCCACCTGTTTCACAAGCCTGGTCATGCGGATAGCCTCCTCACACAGCTAAACCTGCTCCGCAAACGCAATCTCTTCACAGACATAGTGCTGTTGGCAGGAAACCGCAGCTTTCCATGTCACAAGGCTGTGTTGGCTTCCAGCAGCCGATATTTTGAGGCCATGTTTAGTGTCGGACTGAAGGAAAGCCAAGATCGGGAAGTAAATTTTCAGGATGCTCTGCACCCTGAGGTTCTTGAACTGCTCCTTGATTATGCATATTCTGCCCGTATTATTCTAAATGAAGAGAATGCTGAATCCCTCCTAGAGGCTGGAGATATGTTACAGTTTCATGACATAAGAGATGCAGCAGCTGAATTCTTGGAAAAGAATCTCCATCCAGCCAACTGCCTAAACATGATGTTGATATCAGATGCTCACTGCTGTGAAAGGTTGCTAGAACTGTCATGGAGAATGTGCCTCTCCAATTTTGTAGAGTTGTCAAACACCGAAGACTTCTTTAGACTTCCCAAACTAAAACTAATGGAACTGGTTCTGAGTGAGGAACTTGAAGTGGAAGATGAAAGTTTAGTCTATGAGGCAGTGATGGGCTGGATTAAGTTTGATTTAAGCATTCGTCTTGATGACCTCCCAGACCTACTGCGATATGTGCGTTTGGCACTcctgcccgatcaatatctgcgATGCCTGGCCACTGATGAGCTTGTAGTTCGGAATAAGCTAGCAAAAGAGATTGTTGAAGAGGCAGCACGATGTAGAACTAAGATTCTTCAGAATGATGGTGTGGTGACTGGTTTTTGTGCTCGCCCCCGAAAAGTCAATCAAGCTCTACTTTTGCTAGGTgggcagactttcatgtgtgaCAAGATTTATGTAATGGACCAAAAGACTACTGAGATAATTCCCAAGACTGATATTCCAAGTCCACGCAAGGAATGCAGTGCTTGTGCCATTGGCTGCAAAGTGTATGTTACAGGTGGGAAAGGTGCAGAAAATGGAGCCTCCAAGGATGTCTGGGTTTATGACACTCTTCATGATGAGTGGTCCAAAGCAGGAGCTATGATTGTGGCTAGGTTTGGGCATGGTTCTGCTGAGCTTGACAATTGTTTGTATGTTGTTGGAGGACATACTGCTATGGCAGGGtctttcccagcatccccttcaGTGTCTCTAAAACAAGTTGAACATTACGACCCTCAGACAGACAAATGGTCTTTGGTTGCCCCTCTACGGGAAGGAGTTAGCAATGCAGCTGTAGTGGGAGCCAAACTTAAACTTTTTGTGTTTGGTGGCACTAGTGTCAACAGAGAAAAACTCCCCAAAGTTCAGTGCTTTGACCCTCTTCAAAACAGATGGACAGTGGCTGCCACCTGTCCACAACCCTGGCGTTACACTGGTGCTGCTCTTCTTGGAAATGATGTCATTGTGGTAGGTGGGGACACAGAGTTCTCTGCTAGTTCAGCTTACAGATTCAACAGTGAGACCTATCAGTGGTGCAGATTTGGTGACGTATCTTCTAAGCGGATCAGTTGCAGGGCGGTAGCTTCTGGGAACAGACTGTATGTGGTGGGAGGTTACTGTGGAGCTCAGAGATGCAAGACCTTGGACTGTTATGACCCTTCAACAGACACATGGAGTAGCGTAACCACTGTCCCCTACTCCTTGATTCCAACTGCATTTGTCAGCACATGGAAGTATCTTACTGCTTAG